The Muricauda sp. SCSIO 65647 genome includes a region encoding these proteins:
- a CDS encoding peptidoglycan DD-metalloendopeptidase family protein → MQKYWGVILALTVLASCKEEKPIVDEVVQIEVEKPVIKHFGFNLDEFKVVNDTIRYGDSFGELMLKNNVDYQKIAAVSENFRDTFDVRKIRAGKPYLILKSKDTLESAQVFIYQNDKVNYTVVDLRDSALVYKSKKRVKNVEREVGGSIESSLSYTLDSLGVDYMVTINLSEIYAWTIDFFRLEKGDKFKIIYDERYINDTIYAGSGAIKAAYFEHKGKPIYAFPYVTDSLKNILDYYDQDANNLRSTFLRAPIKFGYRLSSRYNLRRRIAYYGNRVRPHRGTDYAAPVGTPIIATADGTVTESTRRGGNGRYVKIRHNGTYSTQYLHMRKQKVKRGEFVRQGDVIGWVGMTGNTSGPHVCYRFWKNGRQVDPLREKLPAADPIADSLRAAYLEHIEPLKFQLDCIELKRPSPIENEKDLLTLNQYDDTAQNQSDFN, encoded by the coding sequence ATGCAAAAATACTGGGGCGTAATTTTGGCATTGACGGTTTTGGCATCATGCAAAGAAGAAAAGCCAATCGTTGACGAAGTGGTCCAGATCGAGGTTGAAAAACCTGTCATTAAACACTTTGGGTTCAATCTTGATGAATTTAAGGTCGTGAATGACACAATTCGGTATGGTGACAGTTTTGGCGAGTTAATGCTAAAGAACAATGTTGATTATCAAAAAATTGCCGCAGTCTCAGAAAATTTCAGAGATACTTTTGATGTTCGTAAAATCAGGGCGGGCAAACCTTATCTGATCTTGAAATCGAAAGATACCCTAGAGTCGGCCCAGGTTTTCATCTACCAGAACGACAAGGTCAATTATACCGTCGTTGATTTGAGAGACAGTGCTTTGGTCTACAAAAGCAAAAAACGGGTAAAAAATGTTGAACGAGAGGTTGGGGGCAGCATAGAGAGCAGCCTTTCTTACACCCTTGACAGTCTCGGGGTAGATTACATGGTTACCATTAATCTTTCTGAAATCTATGCTTGGACAATCGATTTCTTTAGGTTGGAAAAGGGTGACAAATTCAAGATCATATATGATGAAAGGTATATCAATGACACCATTTATGCAGGAAGCGGTGCCATAAAGGCCGCCTATTTCGAACATAAAGGAAAGCCTATATATGCTTTTCCGTACGTGACGGACTCATTGAAGAACATACTCGATTATTATGATCAAGATGCCAATAATCTTAGAAGCACTTTTTTACGGGCACCCATAAAGTTCGGATACCGCCTTTCTTCCCGATATAACCTCAGACGCCGCATCGCCTACTACGGCAACAGGGTCAGACCACACAGGGGAACCGACTATGCCGCACCGGTCGGTACGCCCATTATAGCTACTGCCGATGGCACGGTGACCGAATCAACGCGAAGAGGGGGCAATGGGCGCTATGTGAAGATACGGCACAATGGCACCTACAGCACCCAATATCTGCACATGAGAAAGCAAAAGGTAAAAAGGGGAGAGTTCGTTAGACAGGGTGATGTCATTGGCTGGGTCGGTATGACCGGCAACACTTCAGGCCCCCATGTATGCTACCGGTTTTGGAAAAATGGCAGACAGGTAGATCCGTTGCGCGAAAAATTACCGGCAGCCGATCCCATTGCCGATTCATTGAGAGCCGCCTATCTAGAACATATTGAGCCTCTTAAGTTTCAGCTTGACTGTATTGAGTTGAAACGGCCTTCCCCCATTGAAAATGAAAAAGATTTGCTAACCCTCAACCAATACGATGACACTGCCCAAAACCAATCCGACTTCAACTGA
- a CDS encoding endonuclease/exonuclease/phosphatase family protein, protein MRLMIILFYFFWLSGFGQSKKVYQIRSIAFYNIENLFDTINDTLIFDDERTPSGAYHWTDVRYQKKIAHISKVLSEIGKETTGNAPDIIGLCEAENKLVVNDLAAHKNLRAKNYGIVHFDSPDERGIDVALLYKKDVFLPHSFKSHRLLLFDEDGNRDYTRDQLVVGGLLDDEEFYFVVNHWPSRSGGEAKSRLNRIRAARLNKRIIDSIQGLNNSAKIVSMGDFNDDPIDASFKKVLKTEGKIKKLDSLGLFNPMEKLFKKGVGSLAYRDKWNLFDQFYFTANVLSNGKEGYSYWKVGVYDPDYLKNQNGRYKGYPFRTYVGTTYQGGYADHFPVYLFLVKHVSQ, encoded by the coding sequence ATGAGACTGATGATTATTCTGTTCTATTTTTTTTGGCTATCGGGTTTTGGTCAATCAAAAAAAGTTTATCAAATAAGGAGTATTGCCTTTTACAATATCGAAAACCTATTCGATACCATAAATGACACCCTGATATTCGATGATGAAAGAACCCCATCGGGGGCTTACCATTGGACTGACGTGCGCTATCAGAAAAAAATAGCGCACATCTCAAAAGTACTTTCTGAAATCGGCAAAGAAACCACGGGTAACGCGCCTGATATCATCGGTCTCTGTGAAGCTGAGAACAAACTGGTCGTCAACGACTTGGCCGCACATAAAAATCTGAGAGCGAAAAACTACGGAATCGTACATTTTGATTCGCCCGACGAACGAGGCATTGATGTGGCATTGCTATATAAAAAGGATGTTTTTTTGCCCCATTCGTTCAAAAGCCATCGACTATTGCTTTTTGATGAAGATGGAAATCGAGATTACACCCGTGACCAACTTGTGGTGGGTGGCTTGTTGGATGATGAGGAATTTTATTTTGTTGTCAACCATTGGCCCTCACGTAGTGGTGGCGAAGCCAAAAGTAGATTAAACAGAATAAGGGCAGCTCGATTGAACAAGCGAATCATAGATTCAATTCAAGGGCTGAACAATAGTGCCAAAATTGTTTCGATGGGCGATTTTAATGACGATCCCATTGACGCCAGTTTCAAAAAAGTATTGAAAACCGAAGGCAAGATCAAAAAACTGGATAGCCTTGGGCTTTTTAATCCTATGGAGAAACTATTCAAAAAAGGCGTGGGCTCATTGGCCTACCGTGACAAATGGAACCTCTTTGATCAATTTTACTTCACGGCCAATGTGCTATCAAACGGCAAGGAGGGCTATTCGTATTGGAAAGTCGGCGTCTACGACCCTGATTATCTGAAAAACCAAAATGGCCGGTACAAAGGCTATCCGTTTCGCACCTATGTGGGCACCACCTATCAGGGTGGGTACGCCGACCACTTTCCAGTATATTTATTTTTAGTAAAGCACGTCTCCCAATAA
- the pgi gene encoding glucose-6-phosphate isomerase gives MTLPKTNPTSTEAWKALAKHQKETEQLHLRELFKADENRAEKFHIKWNDFLVDYSKNRIGSETLDLLLRLADEVNLRQSIGNYFNGDLINETEGRAVLHTALRTSINDRVMVGDENVVTEVYQVREQIKVFSEAVISGQKKGYTGKAFTDIVNIGIGGSDLGPAMVTEALKFYENHLKVHFVSNIDGDHVHEVLKELDPETTLFVVVSKSFTTQETLSNALTIKRWFLQHAEQKDVARHFVAVSTNLEKIEEFGIAAENVFPMWDWVGGRFSLWSAVGLSIALAVGYENFSDLLEGAHEMDVHFRDTDFKKNIPVILALLSIWYNNFYGAETEAIIPYTQYLHRFSAYLQQGIMESNGKSVDRAGNRVGHETGTIIWGEPGTNSQHAFFQLIHQGTKLIPTDFIGFKKPLHGDQDHHEKLMANFFAQTEALMNGKTAEEVREELKQQGHNDDQINSLLPFKVFEGNKPTNTILIEKLTPKSLGALIALYEHKIFVQGVIWNIFSYDQWGVELGKQLAKNILRDIQNPDIGDHDGSTLQLLHFFKD, from the coding sequence ATGACACTGCCCAAAACCAATCCGACTTCAACTGAGGCCTGGAAAGCACTTGCCAAACACCAGAAAGAAACAGAACAACTACACTTAAGGGAGCTATTCAAGGCAGATGAGAACCGTGCAGAAAAATTCCATATCAAATGGAATGACTTTTTAGTCGATTACTCAAAAAACCGCATTGGTTCCGAAACCCTCGATCTGTTATTGCGATTGGCAGATGAAGTGAACCTTCGACAAAGCATCGGCAATTACTTTAATGGTGATTTGATCAATGAAACCGAAGGCCGCGCCGTACTCCATACGGCACTCAGAACCTCTATAAATGATAGGGTCATGGTAGGGGATGAAAATGTTGTGACCGAGGTCTATCAGGTCAGGGAACAGATCAAAGTATTTTCAGAGGCGGTTATTTCCGGACAAAAAAAAGGATACACGGGCAAGGCATTTACCGATATCGTAAATATTGGTATCGGGGGTTCAGATTTGGGTCCGGCGATGGTCACCGAAGCCTTGAAATTTTATGAGAACCATCTAAAGGTGCACTTTGTCAGCAATATTGATGGTGACCATGTGCATGAGGTCTTGAAAGAATTGGATCCTGAGACCACACTTTTTGTGGTAGTTTCAAAAAGCTTCACCACGCAAGAAACCTTGAGCAATGCACTGACCATTAAAAGATGGTTTTTACAACATGCTGAACAAAAAGATGTTGCCAGACATTTTGTGGCGGTATCGACCAATCTTGAGAAGATAGAAGAATTTGGCATCGCCGCTGAAAACGTTTTTCCGATGTGGGATTGGGTAGGGGGCCGCTTTTCACTTTGGAGCGCCGTTGGGCTATCGATCGCACTGGCCGTAGGATATGAAAATTTTTCCGATCTCCTCGAAGGGGCCCATGAAATGGATGTTCATTTCAGGGATACCGATTTCAAGAAGAACATTCCGGTAATTTTGGCACTCTTGAGTATATGGTACAATAATTTTTATGGCGCTGAAACAGAGGCTATTATACCTTACACCCAATATCTGCATCGCTTTTCGGCCTATTTGCAGCAGGGTATTATGGAAAGTAATGGTAAAAGTGTTGACAGGGCTGGCAACAGGGTGGGCCATGAAACCGGAACCATTATTTGGGGCGAACCGGGCACGAATTCGCAGCATGCCTTTTTTCAGTTGATCCACCAAGGCACAAAATTGATTCCGACCGATTTCATCGGCTTCAAAAAACCATTGCATGGCGACCAAGATCATCACGAAAAGCTGATGGCCAACTTCTTTGCTCAAACCGAGGCACTCATGAACGGCAAGACCGCAGAAGAGGTCAGGGAAGAACTGAAACAGCAGGGCCATAACGATGACCAGATAAATTCCCTACTCCCATTTAAAGTCTTTGAGGGCAATAAGCCGACCAACACCATTTTGATCGAAAAATTGACGCCAAAATCACTGGGGGCATTGATTGCCCTTTATGAACACAAGATTTTTGTGCAAGGCGTCATTTGGAATATTTTCAGCTACGATCAATGGGGGGTCGAATTGGGGAAACAATTGGCCAAGAATATCCTACGGGACATACAAAATCCGGATATCGGCGACCATGATGGCTCTACACTTCAGCTTTTACATTTTTTTAAGGATTAG
- a CDS encoding tryptophan 2,3-dioxygenase family protein: MKRDERIESQINKLEEKYRDSGQDLSSYLDGLLYQRYLTYWDYVHLDTLLSLQVPRTYFPDEEIFIMYHQITELFFKLILHEQKQLVDDKTQALDFFIQKANRINNYFKALTSSFGIMIHGMQQEQFMHYRMALLPASGFQSVQYRMIEIYATPLENLVHHTEREKFSEEHSIEELYDHIYWKKGATDLKTGEKTLTLKQFEYRYTPRLIRIAKQVKGNTIYHKYLQLPEKVRENPELIGALKRLDINANVNWPLMHMGSAYRYLKKENSAIEATGGTNWKQYLPPSFQRIIFFPTLYSEEELQNWGKQWVEHMFNPENIEE; the protein is encoded by the coding sequence ATGAAGAGAGATGAGCGAATTGAGTCCCAAATCAACAAGCTTGAAGAAAAATACAGAGATTCTGGCCAAGATTTGAGTTCGTACCTTGATGGACTACTTTATCAACGCTATCTTACCTACTGGGACTATGTTCATCTCGACACACTGCTGAGTTTACAGGTACCTAGAACCTACTTTCCTGATGAGGAAATCTTCATCATGTACCATCAGATTACCGAGCTTTTCTTCAAGCTCATCTTACATGAACAAAAACAGTTGGTAGATGATAAGACCCAAGCGCTAGACTTTTTTATTCAGAAGGCAAACCGGATCAATAACTATTTCAAGGCATTGACATCTTCATTCGGCATTATGATTCATGGCATGCAGCAAGAGCAGTTTATGCACTATCGTATGGCCTTGCTTCCTGCCAGCGGCTTTCAGTCTGTTCAGTACCGTATGATTGAAATCTATGCCACTCCCCTCGAAAATTTGGTACACCATACCGAGCGTGAAAAATTTTCCGAAGAACATTCCATAGAAGAACTCTATGATCATATTTACTGGAAAAAAGGGGCCACAGACCTAAAAACCGGAGAAAAAACCCTGACACTAAAACAGTTTGAATATCGTTATACACCTAGGTTGATACGTATTGCCAAACAGGTAAAGGGCAACACAATTTACCACAAGTATCTTCAATTGCCTGAAAAGGTAAGGGAAAACCCTGAACTCATCGGGGCCTTGAAAAGGCTTGACATCAATGCAAATGTCAATTGGCCATTGATGCACATGGGCTCGGCCTATCGCTATTTGAAAAAGGAAAATTCGGCCATAGAGGCCACTGGAGGCACGAACTGGAAACAGTATTTGCCACCCAGTTTTCAGAGAATAATATTTTTCCCAACTTTGTATTCAGAAGAAGAATTGCAAAATTGGGGCAAACAATGGGTTGAGCATATGTTCAATCCTGAAAATATTGAGGAATAA
- a CDS encoding patatin-like phospholipase family protein has translation MKRVFLLIGFFGLFQMVLSQEEPKVGVVLSGGGAKGLAHIGALKVIEEAGVKVDYIGGTSMGAIVGALYASGYSATELDSIFRVTDFTELIQDDVPRGAKTFYEKDDSERYALSLPFDKFKVSFPQGISGGQRIYNELVQLLYHVKDVRDFGQLPIPFICIATNIETGEEVLLDSGFLPEAITASGTFPSLFEPSEIDGKVLIDGGVVNNYPIDEVRAMGADIIIGVDVQHGLVERESLSSATGILLQINNYRTVKDMVEKRKQTDVYIKPEIDDFSVIDFDYSGEIMDSGEVGANTKYDELVQVAQKQSGRTGKEHKVSISDSLTINRLMVKGDSRYSRGYIKGKLRIELGTKISFEKLEQGINNLAATGNFKALRYELASNGLGTDLILKLQDEPTKMFIKMGAHYDDLYKSAALINLTRKGLLFQDDVASFDFILGDHIRYNLEYYIDKGAYWSFGINSTFTDFDEEIDYGLISSNFDVVDDPNIGEILLDVTDLTNQIYLQTVLREEFAFSIGAEHKLLRYSTRTLTDAGQNAESSFEPTAGDRTFFEDSSYFSTFGKLTLDTYDDKYFPTEGLYFDGDFHFYLFSSDFNDNFREFSIAKARMGTAFGLFGDLSLNIETEGGFKLGTSAVSSFDFVLGGFGNDLINNFTPFIGYDFLSLPGNSFVKAYMRLDYEIAPKNHFLFTANVANVDDDLFRTGEWFTEPNFSGFGIGYGLESFLGPVQIYYSWSPQIDDGNFFFSIGYWF, from the coding sequence ATGAAGCGGGTCTTTCTTTTAATAGGGTTTTTTGGTCTGTTTCAGATGGTACTCTCTCAAGAAGAACCCAAAGTAGGTGTTGTGCTGAGCGGAGGTGGAGCCAAGGGCCTTGCCCATATCGGGGCGCTCAAGGTAATTGAAGAGGCAGGGGTCAAGGTCGATTATATCGGTGGCACCAGCATGGGGGCAATTGTAGGGGCACTCTATGCCTCAGGATATTCAGCTACAGAATTGGACTCTATTTTCAGAGTGACCGACTTTACCGAATTGATACAAGACGATGTGCCAAGAGGAGCCAAGACATTTTATGAGAAAGATGATTCGGAACGATATGCGTTGAGCCTTCCATTTGATAAATTCAAGGTTTCTTTTCCACAGGGCATTTCTGGGGGCCAGCGCATCTATAATGAACTTGTTCAGCTTTTGTACCATGTAAAGGATGTTCGTGATTTTGGCCAACTGCCCATACCTTTTATATGTATTGCCACCAATATTGAAACAGGAGAAGAAGTATTGCTTGACAGCGGATTTTTACCAGAGGCCATTACGGCGAGCGGTACCTTTCCCTCTTTGTTCGAGCCGTCCGAAATCGATGGCAAAGTATTGATTGATGGGGGTGTGGTAAACAATTATCCCATTGATGAGGTGAGGGCAATGGGGGCCGATATCATTATCGGGGTCGATGTACAGCACGGCTTGGTCGAACGTGAATCATTGTCTTCGGCGACCGGAATACTCTTACAGATAAACAACTACCGTACGGTCAAAGATATGGTTGAAAAACGGAAACAGACCGATGTATATATCAAGCCAGAGATCGATGATTTCTCGGTAATCGATTTCGACTATTCTGGTGAGATTATGGATAGCGGTGAGGTCGGAGCAAATACAAAATACGATGAACTTGTTCAAGTGGCGCAAAAACAGTCTGGAAGAACGGGCAAAGAGCATAAGGTCAGTATCTCAGATAGCCTCACCATCAATCGGTTGATGGTCAAGGGTGATAGCCGCTATTCACGTGGCTACATAAAAGGCAAGCTAAGAATCGAGTTGGGGACGAAAATTTCGTTCGAAAAATTGGAACAGGGCATCAACAACCTTGCAGCAACGGGTAACTTCAAGGCTCTTCGATATGAATTGGCCTCAAATGGTCTGGGCACTGACCTTATTCTAAAGCTGCAAGACGAACCTACCAAGATGTTCATTAAAATGGGGGCACATTATGACGACCTGTATAAAAGTGCTGCTTTGATCAATCTTACGAGAAAAGGTCTCCTCTTTCAAGATGATGTGGCCTCTTTTGACTTCATATTGGGAGACCATATCAGATACAACCTTGAATACTATATTGATAAAGGGGCGTATTGGAGTTTTGGCATTAACTCAACTTTTACAGATTTTGATGAGGAAATCGATTATGGATTGATAAGTTCAAATTTTGATGTGGTCGATGACCCCAATATTGGTGAAATTTTGCTCGATGTCACTGACTTGACCAATCAAATATACCTACAGACAGTTCTGAGGGAAGAGTTTGCTTTCAGTATCGGAGCTGAACATAAACTGTTGCGATATAGTACCCGTACATTGACAGATGCCGGTCAAAATGCCGAATCAAGTTTTGAGCCTACTGCCGGCGACCGCACTTTTTTTGAAGATAGCAGCTACTTTAGCACATTTGGCAAATTGACATTGGACACCTATGATGACAAATATTTTCCAACAGAAGGACTCTACTTTGATGGAGATTTTCATTTTTACCTTTTTTCATCAGATTTCAATGATAATTTCAGGGAGTTTTCAATAGCTAAAGCACGTATGGGAACTGCCTTTGGCCTGTTCGGTGATCTTTCGCTCAATATAGAGACAGAAGGCGGTTTCAAATTGGGCACTTCGGCAGTTTCGTCCTTTGATTTTGTGCTGGGGGGATTTGGAAACGATTTAATCAACAATTTCACACCTTTTATTGGATATGATTTTCTGAGCCTGCCCGGCAATAGTTTTGTGAAGGCCTATATGAGGCTCGACTATGAGATTGCACCTAAGAACCATTTTTTGTTTACGGCCAATGTTGCAAATGTGGACGATGACCTGTTCAGAACAGGTGAATGGTTCACAGAACCTAACTTTTCCGGTTTTGGCATTGGATATGGCTTGGAATCCTTCCTAGGGCCGGTGCAGATATATTATTCATGGTCGCCCCAAATTGATGATGGCAATTTTTTCTTTAGTATTGGATATTGGTTTTGA
- a CDS encoding DUF3108 domain-containing protein: MKKIAPIVLVLFSLCLSAQRPKAYKPGEWLKFRIHYGFLNASYATLHLTSEELDSIPVYHVVGRGKTTGFASIFFKVDDTYESYFDRNDGKPYRFIRKVDEGGYTKDIEIDFDYSKNTALLKDNKNEKKYDFPIHDQVQDLVSAAYYLRAKYGVEDLTVGESIGMDMLFDDDGVYQFKLKFLGTDTIRTKFGKVECLKFRPYVQSGRVFREEESLTLWVSNDLNKIPIRIKADLAVGSLKADLDGFNGLKNQFKIIMD, from the coding sequence ATGAAAAAGATTGCCCCTATTGTATTGGTTCTTTTCAGTCTATGCTTGTCAGCACAAAGACCAAAGGCCTATAAGCCTGGGGAATGGTTGAAATTCAGAATACATTATGGATTCTTGAATGCCAGCTATGCCACACTGCACCTCACTTCGGAAGAGTTGGACAGTATACCCGTCTATCATGTGGTCGGAAGGGGTAAGACAACAGGTTTTGCCAGTATATTCTTCAAGGTCGATGACACCTACGAAAGCTATTTTGACAGAAATGACGGCAAGCCATACCGGTTTATAAGAAAGGTTGACGAGGGAGGCTATACCAAGGATATTGAGATAGATTTCGATTATTCGAAAAATACAGCATTGTTAAAGGACAATAAGAATGAGAAAAAATATGATTTTCCCATTCATGACCAAGTTCAAGATTTGGTGTCGGCCGCCTATTACCTTAGGGCAAAATATGGTGTGGAAGATCTAACGGTGGGCGAAAGTATAGGCATGGATATGTTGTTCGACGACGATGGTGTTTACCAGTTCAAACTAAAGTTTTTGGGCACCGATACCATCAGAACAAAGTTTGGTAAGGTAGAATGTCTTAAATTTAGGCCCTATGTACAATCTGGCAGGGTTTTTCGCGAAGAAGAGAGCCTCACACTTTGGGTATCGAACGACCTTAACAAGATTCCGATAAGAATTAAGGCTGATTTGGCCGTCGGCTCATTGAAAGCTGACCTCGATGGCTTCAATGGCCTTAAAAATCAGTTCAAGATAATTATGGATTGA
- a CDS encoding TonB-dependent receptor, whose translation MKKVYLVFAALLVSAMVFSQGTITGKVLDEELGQPLPGASVVVKGTQNGTSTDFDGNFTLEIDSGSGILVVSYIGFITKEISFSAVGDVGTITLQSDTEVLEGVIVTGVQDIAKDRKTPVAVSTIKAVEIQEKLGSQEFPEILNTTPSIYATKTGGGFGDARVNIRGFDTNNSAVMINGIPVNDMENGRVFWSNWAGLSDVTSAIQVQRGLGSSKLAISSVGGTINVITKSSQNREGGSFGTTIGNNDYLKTIASYSTGISDNGFSASVLLSRTAGSMYADGTEFEGYNFFLGLGYTTDEHSLEFMVTGAPQWHHQRSFAPSIADYIRFSDNGVDPDRRYNSDWGILDGQEFNFRRNFYHKPVISLNWTWNINNVSTLETSTYASFGRGGGTGEIGRAAGARQFDGRWKTPNGLVDVERIRAYNSGQPVLFDGEIVQRELTNGLYVNQGNGDRSAANGITRRASINSHNWFGILANLNNRFTDALTIDFGIDLRRYKGYHYRRVNNRLGGDAYLQTDNQNNDPNPLFFETYDANQPWWVFGDIDEEEKIDYYNIGYVNWMGVFGQVEYNFTPDITAFVQGALSNQGFSREEFFAEVPPAQTDYENILGGNIKGGVNWNIDAHHNIFANAGFYSKQPLFDAVFINFSNTVNPNLTNEKIVGTEIGYGFRSSMLRANVNLYRTSWTDRFESVAATFNSGEPDEVRGNANLLGITQVHTGIEFDAMFMPNDRLTFTGMLSIGNYEYKDDVNATFFDANQNPIIVDGQPQEVLLPLDGVKVGDAAQFTAFIGADVRVLDNLNVDAGYRFADNLYADFDATDITEEGALKLPSFGLVDAGLSFRLPFMEQTMNFRLNVNNLFDEVYIAESDTNIFAEPGDDTYMGINTRNRVFFGFGRTWNASLRFNF comes from the coding sequence ATGAAAAAAGTCTACTTGGTTTTTGCTGCACTTTTAGTGTCGGCAATGGTATTTTCTCAAGGAACAATAACCGGGAAGGTACTAGATGAAGAACTTGGGCAACCACTGCCCGGGGCCTCAGTTGTTGTGAAAGGCACACAGAATGGAACATCGACTGATTTTGATGGAAATTTTACTCTAGAGATTGATTCTGGTTCAGGAATTTTGGTCGTTTCATACATTGGCTTTATCACAAAAGAAATTTCGTTCAGTGCCGTGGGTGATGTCGGAACAATAACACTTCAATCTGATACAGAAGTATTGGAAGGTGTTATCGTTACAGGGGTACAAGATATAGCCAAAGACCGTAAAACCCCGGTCGCCGTATCTACCATCAAAGCTGTAGAAATACAAGAGAAACTAGGCTCTCAGGAATTTCCGGAAATATTGAATACGACACCATCGATTTATGCCACTAAGACAGGAGGTGGTTTTGGTGATGCAAGGGTAAACATTAGAGGTTTTGATACCAATAACTCGGCCGTGATGATAAACGGTATTCCGGTCAATGACATGGAGAACGGACGGGTGTTTTGGAGTAACTGGGCAGGTCTTTCAGATGTTACTTCTGCTATTCAAGTACAGCGTGGCCTGGGTTCTTCAAAGCTGGCAATTTCTTCTGTCGGTGGTACAATCAATGTAATTACCAAAAGCTCGCAGAATAGGGAAGGAGGCTCTTTCGGAACAACCATTGGCAATAATGACTATTTAAAAACCATAGCATCTTATTCTACCGGTATTTCAGATAATGGATTTTCTGCTTCTGTATTGTTGAGTAGAACTGCAGGAAGTATGTATGCAGATGGTACTGAATTCGAAGGGTATAACTTTTTCTTGGGGTTAGGGTATACCACAGATGAGCATAGCCTCGAATTTATGGTCACTGGTGCACCACAATGGCACCATCAAAGAAGTTTTGCCCCATCCATTGCCGACTACATAAGATTCAGTGACAATGGCGTGGATCCCGATAGAAGATATAACAGTGATTGGGGTATTTTAGATGGGCAAGAATTTAACTTTAGAAGGAACTTTTACCACAAGCCCGTTATCAGTTTAAACTGGACTTGGAACATCAACAATGTTTCAACATTGGAAACCTCTACCTATGCATCATTTGGCCGTGGTGGTGGTACCGGAGAGATCGGTCGTGCCGCGGGAGCAAGACAGTTTGACGGTAGATGGAAAACACCTAACGGTTTGGTCGATGTCGAGCGTATCAGGGCATATAACTCTGGTCAACCAGTATTGTTCGATGGCGAGATCGTACAGAGAGAGCTTACCAATGGGCTATATGTGAACCAAGGCAACGGAGATCGCTCTGCTGCCAACGGTATAACGCGTAGGGCTTCTATCAACTCCCATAACTGGTTTGGTATTTTGGCCAACCTCAACAACCGATTTACCGATGCGCTGACAATTGATTTCGGTATTGATCTGAGAAGATATAAAGGATATCACTACAGAAGAGTGAACAATCGTTTGGGGGGTGATGCCTATCTACAGACAGACAACCAGAACAATGACCCTAATCCCTTGTTTTTTGAAACATATGATGCCAATCAGCCATGGTGGGTGTTCGGTGATATAGATGAAGAAGAGAAAATCGATTACTACAATATTGGATATGTCAATTGGATGGGTGTCTTCGGGCAGGTAGAATACAACTTCACGCCCGACATCACGGCTTTCGTACAAGGCGCACTTTCGAACCAAGGTTTTTCAAGAGAGGAGTTTTTCGCGGAAGTACCCCCTGCGCAAACCGACTATGAGAACATTTTAGGGGGCAATATCAAGGGAGGTGTGAACTGGAACATTGATGCACACCACAACATATTTGCCAATGCAGGATTTTACTCAAAACAGCCTTTGTTTGATGCAGTGTTCATAAATTTCTCTAACACGGTGAACCCAAATTTAACAAATGAGAAGATTGTAGGCACCGAGATAGGATACGGATTCAGAAGTTCGATGTTGAGGGCAAACGTAAACCTTTACAGAACCAGTTGGACAGATCGATTTGAATCTGTTGCGGCAACCTTTAATTCAGGAGAGCCTGATGAAGTGAGAGGTAATGCCAATTTGTTGGGCATTACCCAAGTGCATACCGGTATCGAGTTTGATGCGATGTTTATGCCGAACGACAGGCTGACTTTTACCGGAATGTTGTCGATAGGAAATTACGAATACAAAGACGACGTCAATGCTACTTTCTTCGATGCCAACCAAAACCCTATCATAGTCGATGGCCAGCCACAAGAAGTGCTATTGCCCTTAGATGGTGTTAAGGTGGGTGATGCTGCCCAATTCACTGCTTTTATTGGGGCTGATGTTAGAGTTTTGGACAATCTAAATGTTGATGCAGGTTATCGCTTTGCCGATAATTTGTATGCCGATTTCGATGCTACTGATATTACCGAAGAGGGCGCTTTGAAATTGCCATCATTTGGTTTGGTTGATGCGGGCCTTTCCTTTAGGTTGCCCTTTATGGAACAAACCATGAATTTCAGGTTGAACGTAAACAATCTTTTTGATGAGGTATATATCGCTGAATCTGACACCAACATATTTGCAGAGCCGGGTGATGATACCTATATGGGCATCAATACCAGAAACCGTGTTTTCTTTGGTTTTGGTAGAACTTGGAATGCAAGCTTAAGATTTAATTTTTAA